One Watersipora subatra chromosome 4, tzWatSuba1.1, whole genome shotgun sequence genomic window carries:
- the LOC137394388 gene encoding toll-like receptor 3, whose protein sequence is MCTIDADCKTSEPDNVVPQTLPANLRGINIIYNGEKSATLKPSLFERYSNLTSVTISGRAITSIKENTFVSLKHLECLSIYKTTINDFPQQFLPPQSDIEFIDFGNNLLTDIPSGIFRNLPALTHLDLGFNHIAHNSCTTIGEEFTNLSKLTELDLSNMTIPNECKSNVPDDFFLPLHRTVTYLNLTISNIYQGSQAIFANFTNFETLDISIAKRFTSCPADAEELFLNLPKTLKQLVFRRWRTNRDMNETCIVTNKTLRGLRELPYLATIDTLFSDFMFGEVLNKSVFAGFQSLKNLNIGYNRFALIEDDAFYGCLNLTLLHIDGNSLGSRPFKLFQNRSQSNLCYLSTR, encoded by the coding sequence ATGTGTACGATAGATGCTGATTGTAAAACGAGTGAACCAGACAACGTTGTTCCTCAAACTCTTCCGGCGAATCTACGGGGGATCAACATCATATACAACGGAGAAAAGAGCGCCACTCTCAAACCTTCTCTATTTGAACGATATTCCAACTTGACAAGCGTCACTATCTCAGGAAGAGCCATTACATcaataaaagaaaatacattCGTTAGTCTGAAACACTTGGAGTGCTTGTCAATCTATAAAACTACAATTAATGATTTTCCGCAACAATTTTTGCCTCCACAAAGCGATATAGAATTTATTGACTTTGGAaataacctcttgacagacatTCCTTCAGGTATTTTCCGGAATCTTCCAGCACTAACTCACCTAGACCTTGGATTTAACCATATTGCTCACAACAGCTGCACTACAATTGGAGAGGAGTTCACAAATCTTTCTAAATTGACAGAACTTGATCTCTCCAACATGACAATTCCTAATGAGTGTAAATCTAACGTGCCAGATGATTTCTTTCTCCCGTTGCATCGCACCGTAACATATCTTAATTTAACTATCTCTAACATTTACCAAGGAAGTCAGGCAATATTTGCAAATTTCACCAATTTCGAAACCCTTGATATTAGTATAGCAAAACGTTTTACCAGTTGTCCAGCTGATGCAGAAGAACTTTTCCTAAACCTGCCAAAAACTCTAAAACAGCTAGTTTTTCGACGATGGAGGACCAACCGTGATATGAATGAAACTTGTATAGTTACAAATAAGACCCTGAGAGGTTTACGTGAGTTACCATACTTAGCAACAATTGATACATTGTTTAGTGATTTTATGTTTGGAGAAGTTTTAAACAAGTCTGTCTTTGCTGGGTTTCAAAGCctcaaaaatttaaacatcGGTTACAATCGGTTTGCACTCATTGAGGATGATGCGTTTTACGGGTGCTTAAATCTAACCCTTTTACACATTGATGGAAACTCACTTGGCTCTCGTCCATTTAAATTGTTCCAGAATCGTTCACAGTCCAATCTATGTTACCTAAGCACGAGATAA